Proteins co-encoded in one Papaver somniferum cultivar HN1 chromosome 5, ASM357369v1, whole genome shotgun sequence genomic window:
- the LOC113278778 gene encoding uncharacterized protein LOC113278778, which translates to MWAYMTTYKTPIGIYPFRLVYVKPCHLPIELEHKAYWAIKVCNMELDAAGEHRKLQLNELEEIRNDVYEISRIYKEKTKAFHDKMISRKCFEVGQKVLLFQSRLKLFPVEIISPKTGLVSKVNDHRLKTYYEQFVMENLDMVTLSDPLLLKE; encoded by the exons ATGTGGGCGTATATGACAACTTACAAGACACCCATCGGTATTTATCCTTTTAGGCTTGTCTATGTTAAACCTTGCCATCTTCCCATCGAACTTGAACACAAAGCTTATTGGGCTATCAAGGTATGTAATATGGAATTAGATGCAGCTGGTGAacataggaaacttcaactcaatgagttagaagagatacgtaatgatgTATATGAAATTTCAcgcatttacaaagaaaagaccaAAGCTTTCCATGATAAAATGATTTCCCGAAAATGTTTCGAAGTAGGGCAGAAAGTTCTTTTATTCCAGTCTCGTCTTAAATTGTTTCCCG ttgaaattattAGTCCCAAAACAGGGCTGGTTTCCAAGGTCAACGACCATCGTTTGAAAACATACTATGAGCAATTTGTGATGGAGAATCTGGATATGGTCACATTGAGTGATCCACTCCTTCTGAAGGAGTAA
- the LOC113281005 gene encoding glucose-6-phosphate 1-dehydrogenase, chloroplastic-like translates to MAALSSSTCYSSSSSSSLYSPSSSSSGNYVRSVSISSVSKRFLPKKISLSSPRYWNVVNMQDGAVTAKTTPLLENVIPVKEEKAKVGGLSVEEEILNVVGSIPDENETVSITVVGASGDLAKKKIFPALFALYYEDCLPKHFTVFGYARSKMTDEELRDMVSRTLTCRIDKRENCSEKMEQFLARCFYHSGQYDSENNFKELDKKLKEHEGARVSNRLFYLSIPPNIFINVVKSASCSASSSNGWTRVIVEKPFGRDSESSAALTRGLKEYLVEDQIFRIDHYLGKELVENLSVLRFSNLIFEPLWSRQYIRNVQFIFSEDFGTEGRGGYFDSYGIIRDIMQNHLLQILALFAMETPVSLDAEDIRNEKVKVLRSMRPLQLDNVVVGQYKSCTKGGINYPGYTDDETVPKNSITPTFAAAALFIDNARWDGVPFLMKAGKALHTRRAEIRVQFRHVPGNLYKKNFGMDLDRATNELVIRVQPDEAIYLKINNKVPGLGMKLDRSNLNLHYAARYSKEIPDAYERLLLDAIEGERRLFIRSDELDAAWALFTPLLKELEEKKIVPELYPYGSRGPVGAHYLSAKYNVRWGDISSADCQNE, encoded by the exons ATGGCAGCCCTTTCTTCATCAACTTGTTATTCATCTTCGTCATCATCCTCACTctattctccttcttcttcttcatctgggAATTATGTACGCAGTGTATCAATTTCTTCAGTATCTAAGAGATTCTTACCTAAGAAGATCTCTTTATCATCACCTCGATATTGGAATGTTGTCAACATGCAAGATG GTGCAGTGACTGCTAAAACAACACCATTACTTGAAAATGTAATTCCTGTCAAGGAGGAAAAAGCGAAAGTGGGTGGTTTATCAGTGGAAGAAGAAATACTTAATGTTGTTGGTTCAATTCCCGATGAAAATGAGACAGTTAGTATCACTGTAGTTGGAGCTTCAGGTGACCTTGCTAAGAAGAAGATATTTCCTGCCCTTTTCGCACTTTATTACGAAGATTGTTTACCCAAG CATTTCACTGTGTTCGGATATGCTCGGAGTAAGATGACTGATGAGGAACTACGAGACATGGTTAGCAGGACTCTTACTTGCAGAATTGATAAAAG GGAGAACTGTAGTGAAAAGATGGAGCAGTTCTTAGCAAGATGCTTCTACCATTCTGGTCAGTATGACTCGGAGAACAATTTCAAGGAGCTAGACAAGAAGCTGAAGGAGCATGAG GGTGCAAGGGTTTCAAACCGTCTTTTCTATCTATCGATCCCTCCAAATATATTTATAAATGTTGTAAAATCTGCAAGCTGCTCAGCATCTTCATCTAATGGCTGGACTAGGGTCATTGTTGAGAAGCCCTTCGGCCGAGACTCTGAATCCTCTGCTGCTTTAACAAGAGGCTTAAAGGAGTACTTAGTGGAGGATCAAATTTTCAG AATTGATCACTATTTGGGGAAGGAACTAGTGGAAAACCTTTCTGTTCTTCGTTTCTCCAATCTTATCTTTGAACCTTTATGGTCAAGACAATACATAAGGAATGTTCAATTTATCTTCTCAGAAGACTTCGGTACTGAAGGACGAGGAGG GTACTTCGACAGTTATGGTATTATAAGAGACATTATGCAGAACCATCTGCTTCAAATATTAGCCCTTTTCGCCATGGAGACTCCTGTCAGTTTGGATGCTGAAGACATCAGAAATGAAAAG GTAAAAGTTCTACGCTCAATGAGGCCTTTGCAACTTGACAACGTGGTGGTTGGACAGTATAAGAGTTGCACTAAGGGGGGTATTAACTATCCAGGCTACACAGATGATGAGACAGTACCTAAAAATAGCATAACCCCGACATTTGCAGCGGCTGCACTCTTTATAGATAATGCCAGATGGGATGGAGTTCCCTTTTTAATGAAAGCTGGGAAAGCCTTACATACTAGAAG AGCAGAGATCAGGGTACAGTTCAGGCATGTTCCTGGTAATTTGTACAAGAAGAATTTTGGAATGGACCTGGACCGAGCAACAAATGAACTTGTCATCAGAGTGCAGCCTGATGAAGCTATTTACTTGAAAATCAACAACAAAGTCCCTGGTTTGGGCATGAAGTTGGACCGCAGTAATCTAAACCTTCATTATGCAGCAAG ATACTCCAAGGAGATTCCAGATGCTTACGAGAGACTGTTACTTGATGCAATTGAAGGAGAACGACGTTTGTTCATCAGGAGTGACGAACTGGATGCTGCATGGGCCCtcttcacacctctgctgaaagaGCTAGAGGAGAAGAAGATAGTCCCTGAGTTGTATCCTTATGGTAGTCGAGGACCTGTTGGCGCTCATTATCTTTCAGCTAAGTATAATGTTCGATGGGGTGATATCAGTAGTGCAGACTGCCAGAATGAGTGA